A region from the Aegilops tauschii subsp. strangulata cultivar AL8/78 chromosome 5, Aet v6.0, whole genome shotgun sequence genome encodes:
- the LOC109770535 gene encoding lipid phosphate phosphatase delta produces the protein MEAVAAAGGTGLTGWQAAALSGAAGWVWAASYYDLTRRARALAQPWVTRRVHAETPSILTFQRLQHRLLDNFFSVLSCVVSVPFYTGFLPLLFWSGHGKLARQMTLLLAFCDYLGNAVKDLVSAPRPCSPPVRRVTATEDEKENAMEYGLPSSHALNTVCLMGYMLHYVLTYGPCDGFMIATGLSLAFMLVTLIGIARVYLGMHSLTDVIAGISFGIVILAFWLVVHDHVDAFVVSGQNVTFFWASLSLVMCFAYPRPEFPTPSFEFHTAFNGVAFGIVYGVQQTYTRFHGPEAPLILSHQLPLLAYAGRVLVGIPTILAVKSCSKALSKWLLPVMCSTLGIPTVSSCYVPALKPSDIGGGSGNKDEAKQAGGYLQRVFSLFPQKAYDVDTGIRFVQYAGLAWSVVDLVPVIFTHLNL, from the exons ATGGAGGCGGTCGCGGCGGCCGGTGGCACCGGGCTGACCGGGTGGCAGGCGGCGGCGCTGTCGGGCGCGGCGGGCTGGGTGTGGGCGGCCTCCTACTACGACCTCACGCGCCGGGCGCGCGCGCTGGCGCAGCCCTGGGTCACCCGCCGCGTCCACGCCGAGACGCCCTCCATCCTCACCTTCCAG AGGCTGCAGCACAGGTTGCTGGACAACTTCTTCTCCGTGCTGTCATGCGTTGTCTCTGTCCCTTTCTACACGGGATTCCTCCCCCTCCTCTTCTGG AGTGGACATGGCAAGCTGGCGAGGCAAATGACCCTGCTGTTGGCCTTCTGCGATTACCTTGGCAACGCTGTCAAG GATTTAGTGTCAGCTCCTCGGCCGTGTTCCCCTCCCGTGAGGAGGGTCACAGCTACCGAAGATGAGAAGGAAAATGCCATGGAATATGGACTGCCTTCATCGCACGCTCTCAACACCGTTTGTTTGATGGG ATACATGTTGCATTATGTCCTCACATATGGACCGTGTGATGGTTTCATGATTGCCACGGGTCTTTCTCTAGCTTTCATGCTTGTTACGTTAATTGGCATTG CGAGGGTATACTTGGGCATGCACAGCTTGACCGATGTTATCGCTGGGATATCTTTTGGCATCGTGATCCTTGCATTCTGGTTGGTTGTCCATGATCATGTTGATGCCTTTGTCGTCTCTGGCCAAAATG TTACATTCTTCTGGGCAAGCCTTTCTCTAGTGATGTGCTTTGCATATCCAAGGCCAGAATTCCCAACTCCTAGCTTTGAATTCCACACAGCATTCAACGGGGTCGCTTTCGGAATT GTCTACGGCGTCCAGCAGACGTACACCCGTTTCCATGGCCCGGAAGCCCCCCTCATTCTCAGCCATCAACTACCCCTCCTCGCGTACGCCGGGAGGGTCCTGGTGGGGATCCCGACCATCCTGGCCGTGAAGTCGTGCAGCAAGGCGCTCTCGAAATGGCTCCTGCCGGTCATGTGCAGCACCCTGGGGATCCCGACCGTGTCGTCCTGCTACGTGCCCGCGCTGAAGCCATCCGACATTGGTGGCGGCTCGGGCAACAAGGACGAGGCCAAGCAGGCCGGCGGGTACCTCCAGAGGGTGTTCTCCCTCTTCCCTCAGAAGGCGTACGACGTGGACACGGGCATCCGGTTCGTGCAGTACGCGGGGCTCGCGTGGTCGGTGGTCGACCTGGTGCCGGTGATCTTCACGCATCTGAACCTGTGA